In bacterium, a single window of DNA contains:
- the raiA gene encoding ribosome-associated translation inhibitor RaiA, translating into MQVNISWRHFEPSKVLEDLINKKLAKLEKFSKRVLKVETVLAREGARNLAEIQIKLSKAPTLLVKEQDYDMYKAINSCMDKAKRKIKQYESKVREKKK; encoded by the coding sequence ATGCAAGTAAACATTTCATGGAGACACTTTGAGCCATCCAAGGTTCTTGAGGACCTCATCAATAAAAAATTAGCTAAGCTTGAAAAGTTTTCTAAACGAGTGTTAAAAGTAGAGACTGTCCTTGCTCGCGAAGGGGCAAGGAATTTAGCTGAAATTCAAATAAAATTAAGTAAAGCACCTACATTATTGGTAAAAGAGCAAGATTACGATATGTATAAAGCAATTAATTCTTGTATGGACAAAGCTAAAAGAAAGATAAAGCAATATGAGAGTAAAGTAAGGGAAAAGAAGAAGTAG
- a CDS encoding GWxTD domain-containing protein, producing MGIFLLIILSQLSVDIARFKAENNLTLCEIYVSIPYSELSYEEEKGVLKSNFKIKMRVNSLGQNEIYKEWDRISYINSYEQAELRNLHALDELDLFLREGEYNVELEIEGKNKKIIQKSVKIEPQDTTLYLSDIELATNIEQVEGNGKFVKNGLQVIPNPQATFGARYPILYAYNEIYNLKKESKYEIKYSILNEFGDIVKELPSDSIFPTSVDIAKTGGINIIAFEEGTYILKIEVSQGDKIVSKEKTFFVVESLKKEENEFKLTDEELKYYDLIQYIAKPEELAFYNSLPEDAKMEFLINFWKRVERPFFHTFIERVKYADNHFSSAGEIGRNSDMGKIWIKYGKPDEVEQYPADPIYRPCEKWIYFGKGGIVFIFVDKLSCGRYELIYSSIKEELTDPNYRKWVNPELLE from the coding sequence ATGGGAATTTTTCTTTTAATCATTCTATCCCAGCTATCTGTAGATATAGCTCGATTTAAAGCTGAAAACAATCTTACTTTATGTGAAATTTATGTAAGTATACCTTATTCTGAGCTTTCTTATGAAGAAGAAAAAGGAGTTCTCAAATCCAATTTTAAAATAAAGATGAGAGTTAATTCTTTGGGCCAAAATGAAATTTATAAAGAATGGGATAGAATCTCTTACATCAATTCTTATGAGCAGGCAGAATTGCGTAACCTTCATGCATTAGATGAGTTAGATTTATTTCTGCGTGAGGGTGAATATAATGTTGAGCTTGAGATAGAGGGTAAAAACAAAAAAATTATTCAAAAATCAGTTAAGATTGAACCTCAAGACACTACTCTTTATTTATCAGATATTGAATTAGCTACCAATATTGAACAAGTAGAGGGAAATGGCAAGTTTGTAAAAAATGGACTACAAGTAATTCCAAATCCTCAAGCCACATTTGGTGCACGATACCCTATCCTTTACGCCTATAATGAGATTTACAATTTGAAAAAAGAAAGTAAATATGAGATAAAATACTCTATTCTCAATGAATTTGGTGATATAGTTAAGGAACTACCATCTGATTCCATATTTCCAACCTCAGTAGATATTGCAAAGACTGGTGGCATAAACATCATAGCGTTTGAAGAGGGGACTTACATTTTAAAAATTGAAGTCTCCCAAGGAGATAAAATTGTAAGTAAAGAGAAAACATTTTTTGTAGTAGAAAGTCTTAAAAAAGAAGAAAATGAATTTAAATTAACAGATGAAGAATTAAAGTATTACGATTTGATTCAATACATTGCAAAACCGGAAGAGCTCGCTTTTTATAATAGCTTACCTGAGGATGCGAAGATGGAGTTCCTTATTAATTTCTGGAAAAGAGTAGAAAGACCATTCTTTCATACTTTTATAGAGCGTGTTAAATATGCAGATAACCACTTTTCTTCAGCAGGTGAAATAGGAAGAAACTCTGATATGGGTAAGATTTGGATAAAATATGGAAAACCTGATGAAGTAGAACAATATCCTGCTGACCCTATTTATAGACCATGCGAGAAGTGGATTTATTTTGGTAAGGGGGGTATAGTTTTTATTTTCGTTGATAAGTTAAGTTGTGGAAGGTATGAACTTATTTATTCAAGTATAAAAGAGGAGTTAACAGACCCAAATTATAGGAAATGGGTCAATCCTGAGCTATTAGAATAG
- a CDS encoding peptidoglycan DD-metalloendopeptidase family protein: MFLILVFSILVGLQPYILKPGDNIAGVLISKKVSNELVAKIVSALGKETNLKRCKPGDKLYITMRDNKFIELRYEQPKATWIIDSLFQVSRLQPRKVLIYLKGTIETGSLWDALLKVGGTPQLVYEFAEGVFTWDIDFNTDTRNGDTFEIFTTQEFIGDRFVGYGKILLARYILGNKEFTGVYYPKVRPGYYDLNGKALQKLFLKSPISYVRISSKFSYSRFHPILRIFRPHLGVDYAAPTGTPVRSIGSGKVTFAGWRGGFGRQVIVRHTGGFESYYGHLSRFGKGIKNGVSISQGQIIGYVGSTGLSTGPHLDFKLKKHGTWINPLKLNPPSIKPLKGKELEDYEKYKNEVFTLIAGIESIRKLSILPIFK, translated from the coding sequence ATGTTTTTGATTTTGGTGTTTTCTATTTTGGTAGGGCTTCAACCCTATATCCTGAAACCCGGTGATAATATAGCTGGGGTTCTTATCTCAAAGAAAGTTTCAAATGAGCTTGTAGCTAAAATAGTATCAGCTCTCGGTAAAGAAACAAATTTAAAAAGATGTAAACCGGGTGATAAATTATATATCACCATGAGAGATAACAAATTTATAGAACTTAGATATGAACAGCCAAAAGCTACTTGGATTATTGATAGTCTATTTCAAGTTTCAAGATTGCAACCCAGAAAAGTGCTTATTTATTTAAAAGGAACTATTGAGACTGGCTCTCTATGGGATGCACTACTTAAAGTTGGGGGAACACCTCAACTTGTATATGAATTTGCTGAAGGAGTGTTTACTTGGGACATCGACTTCAATACTGATACACGAAATGGAGATACTTTTGAGATATTTACTACGCAAGAATTTATAGGCGATAGATTTGTAGGATATGGTAAAATATTGTTGGCTCGTTATATCTTAGGAAATAAGGAATTTACAGGAGTTTATTATCCAAAAGTAAGACCTGGCTATTACGACCTAAATGGGAAAGCTTTACAAAAATTATTTCTAAAATCGCCTATTAGTTATGTAAGAATATCGTCCAAGTTTTCTTACTCAAGATTTCATCCAATATTACGCATATTTAGACCACATCTTGGAGTAGACTATGCAGCTCCAACAGGGACACCTGTCAGAAGTATAGGTAGCGGAAAGGTAACTTTTGCTGGCTGGAGAGGTGGATTTGGAAGGCAAGTAATTGTGCGCCACACGGGAGGATTTGAATCATATTATGGACACTTATCCAGATTTGGGAAAGGGATTAAAAATGGAGTGTCTATAAGTCAGGGTCAAATAATTGGTTATGTGGGGTCAACAGGACTGTCAACAGGTCCTCACCTTGACTTTAAGCTGAAGAAACATGGAACTTGGATAAACCCACTTAAATTAAATCCACCTTCTATTAAACCTTTGAAAGGAAAAGAACTTGAAGATTATGAGAAATATAAAAATGAAGTCTTCACTCTAATAGCTGGGATTGAAAGTATTAGAAAGCTATCTATACTTCCTATTTTCAAATAA
- a CDS encoding Hsp20 family protein, producing the protein MECSQVLLWISEYVDGTLTPSVCSELEKHLSICQRCRSIVNTLKMTLSLYHTVKFYDVPSVIHESLHRALRQEWETHKVKVSVRYAGFPPVELIEKKKQIELLIKLPGVDKETINLVATPKSVEITGFNKRVEGIYYQSEINYGKFSKLIKLPTKIDVSRVKAYLKDGILTVKLPKLA; encoded by the coding sequence ATGGAATGCTCGCAAGTCTTATTATGGATATCAGAATATGTTGATGGTACCCTCACTCCTTCTGTATGCAGTGAATTAGAAAAACATTTAAGCATATGCCAAAGATGTAGGAGTATTGTAAATACATTAAAAATGACTCTCTCACTTTATCACACAGTAAAATTTTACGATGTCCCATCCGTAATTCACGAATCACTACATCGAGCATTAAGACAGGAATGGGAGACTCATAAGGTTAAAGTAAGTGTTAGATATGCCGGATTTCCACCTGTAGAGCTTATAGAGAAGAAAAAACAGATTGAGTTACTGATTAAATTACCCGGGGTTGATAAAGAGACCATAAATCTTGTAGCTACACCTAAAAGTGTAGAAATTACTGGATTTAACAAAAGGGTTGAAGGTATCTATTATCAGAGTGAAATAAATTATGGCAAGTTTTCAAAATTAATTAAACTACCAACGAAAATAGATGTGTCCCGTGTTAAAGCGTATTTAAAAGATGGGATACTTACAGTAAAACTTCCAAAATTAGCTTGA
- a CDS encoding thioredoxin family protein — MLADFGRGICVPCKMMEPILDELKGEYKGKVEILIIEIDEYMAVTRKYKIRVIPTQIFFDKDGKEVYRHEGFMDKEAIKKKLKEMGVK, encoded by the coding sequence GTGCTCGCAGATTTTGGAAGGGGTATATGTGTCCCCTGCAAGATGATGGAGCCGATTCTGGATGAACTGAAGGGAGAGTATAAAGGCAAAGTTGAAATCCTCATAATAGAAATTGATGAGTATATGGCGGTTACTCGTAAATATAAAATAAGAGTTATCCCCACTCAGATATTCTTTGATAAGGATGGAAAAGAGGTATACCGACATGAGGGGTTTATGGACAAGGAAGCAATAAAGAAAAAACTTAAAGAGATGGGTGTAAAATGA
- a CDS encoding bifunctional 5,10-methylenetetrahydrofolate dehydrogenase/5,10-methenyltetrahydrofolate cyclohydrolase → MVIDCKQIANLIEEEIKPDAQRLKPRLGTIVVGSDEGTLSYMKSIKKVGERIGVLVDIINLSESKIDELIDLIKNLNLTADGILIGKPLPKWVDESKLVDTISPSKDIDCMHPVNLGRLFLNKPLFCPCTPEAVIEILNRSQIGVSGKDVVIIGRSDIVGKPLAIMLMQRGVDATITVCHTKTKDIEAHTKHADILIAAAGQPRFVNTQMVKEGAVVIDVGINVENGKIVGDVDFDEVSKIASWITPVPGGVGSVTSRVLMRNVVKAAKLRAKN, encoded by the coding sequence ATGGTAATCGATTGCAAGCAGATAGCTAATTTAATTGAAGAAGAAATAAAGCCAGACGCTCAGAGGCTCAAACCAAGATTGGGTACAATAGTAGTTGGGAGTGATGAAGGTACTTTGTCATATATGAAAAGTATTAAGAAAGTTGGTGAAAGGATTGGAGTTTTGGTAGATATAATAAATTTATCAGAATCTAAGATTGATGAACTTATAGACTTAATTAAGAATTTAAACCTAACCGCAGATGGTATTCTTATAGGAAAGCCTCTCCCAAAGTGGGTTGATGAAAGCAAACTCGTGGACACAATCTCACCATCAAAAGATATTGACTGTATGCATCCAGTTAATTTAGGTCGTCTATTTCTCAATAAACCATTATTTTGCCCTTGTACTCCTGAGGCAGTAATTGAGATTTTGAACCGTAGCCAAATTGGGGTTTCGGGTAAGGATGTCGTAATAATAGGTAGAAGTGATATAGTCGGTAAGCCACTTGCAATTATGTTAATGCAGAGAGGAGTAGATGCCACTATAACTGTATGCCATACAAAGACTAAAGATATTGAGGCTCATACTAAGCATGCAGATATACTAATAGCAGCTGCGGGACAGCCAAGATTCGTGAACACTCAAATGGTAAAAGAGGGTGCAGTTGTGATAGATGTAGGTATAAATGTTGAAAATGGTAAAATTGTTGGTGACGTAGATTTTGATGAAGTGTCAAAAATTGCATCTTGGATAACCCCAGTCCCAGGAGGGGTTGGTTCTGTTACTAGTCGTGTTTTGATGAGGAATGTAGTGAAAGCAGCAAAATTAAGAGCTAAAAATTAG
- the rpsT gene encoding 30S ribosomal protein S20, protein MLRHRSAIKRAKQDKKKSLRHKKIKSAMHAIIKKAKRSKADDDLRKAYSVIDRAVKKGVLHPNTAARKKSRLAKFILKEVATKVVKKETKKTSEPEPPKEA, encoded by the coding sequence ATGCTTCGTCACCGTTCAGCTATTAAACGTGCCAAGCAAGACAAAAAAAAGAGCTTGAGACACAAGAAAATTAAATCTGCAATGCATGCTATAATAAAAAAAGCGAAGAGGTCTAAAGCTGACGATGATTTAAGAAAGGCTTACTCTGTTATTGACAGAGCTGTTAAAAAGGGAGTGCTACATCCAAATACTGCTGCACGCAAGAAATCAAGGCTTGCAAAATTTATTCTCAAAGAAGTTGCTACAAAAGTTGTTAAAAAAGAGACGAAAAAAACTTCAGAACCAGAACCTCCGAAAGAAGCCTAA
- the efp gene encoding elongation factor P — MEKIQNVRKGTTIKLEDELFVVSDFSHVKLGRGGAFVRLRIKNLRTGAVLERNLSPDDEVEIVRIEEKPSQYIYRESNFYYFMDQETYEQIALDSKLLNNVLKYLKENEVVRILLVNGEPIGVKLPNFCKLRVVSTEPPIKGARVASGLKPAKLETGVTVNVPLFINTGDIVKVDTRTDEYIERVG; from the coding sequence ATGGAAAAGATTCAAAATGTTAGGAAAGGCACTACTATAAAATTAGAGGACGAACTCTTTGTCGTTTCAGATTTCTCGCATGTTAAACTTGGACGGGGAGGTGCCTTTGTTCGGCTTAGGATAAAAAATCTACGTACAGGAGCAGTACTTGAGCGTAATTTGAGTCCTGATGATGAGGTAGAAATTGTGAGAATTGAAGAAAAGCCGTCTCAGTATATCTATAGGGAAAGTAATTTCTATTACTTTATGGACCAAGAAACCTATGAGCAAATAGCGTTGGATTCAAAACTTTTGAATAATGTTTTAAAATACTTAAAAGAAAATGAAGTCGTAAGAATACTTCTTGTCAATGGTGAGCCAATTGGAGTAAAGCTACCAAACTTTTGTAAGCTTAGGGTAGTCTCCACAGAGCCACCTATAAAGGGAGCAAGGGTAGCTAGTGGGCTTAAACCTGCAAAGTTAGAGACTGGTGTTACCGTAAATGTTCCTCTATTTATAAATACGGGCGATATAGTAAAAGTAGATACAAGGACTGATGAGTATATAGAGCGTGTAGGATAA
- a CDS encoding sigma-70 family RNA polymerase sigma factor produces the protein MIKVSDSTLVKKAKRHDFKAFEELVNRYETKVYNLAYKMLGSREDAKDVLQDTFMSAFKSLDRFKEKSSFSTWIYRIATNACLMKFRERKPQIVSLDDRPFTTSKEIMDWSKNPAAILEHEELKRVMDRMIKSLPAQYRTVFVLRDVEGLSNSQTAKVLRISIGAVKSRLHRARLYLREKLSAYFKRM, from the coding sequence GTGATAAAAGTATCTGATAGCACTCTTGTGAAAAAAGCAAAGAGGCACGATTTTAAAGCATTTGAGGAACTAGTCAATCGGTACGAAACAAAAGTTTATAACCTTGCTTACAAAATGCTGGGCTCACGAGAGGATGCAAAGGATGTTTTACAAGATACATTTATGTCTGCTTTTAAATCACTTGATAGATTTAAAGAAAAATCAAGTTTTTCTACATGGATATATCGGATTGCCACAAATGCTTGTCTTATGAAGTTTAGAGAAAGAAAGCCACAGATAGTTTCACTTGATGACCGACCCTTTACTACCAGCAAGGAAATTATGGACTGGTCAAAAAATCCGGCAGCCATTCTTGAACACGAGGAATTAAAAAGAGTTATGGATAGGATGATTAAATCGCTTCCAGCCCAATATAGGACAGTGTTTGTTTTAAGAGATGTAGAAGGGCTTTCTAACTCTCAGACTGCAAAAGTGCTCAGAATCTCAATAGGAGCTGTTAAGTCAAGACTACATCGTGCACGATTATATTTACGAGAAAAGCTATCAGCTTATTTCAAGAGGATGTAA
- a CDS encoding sigma 54-interacting transcriptional regulator, which yields MEGLIVKTKITPPKLGKNILKRQRLLDLLRTNLDKKLILISADAGYGKTTLISDLASEIEQHRRAWYTVDKGDTDLIVFMSYLVESIVQAYPNFGNKTKIVIKNIASVNVEMVIGTFINELLDTLKDELFVFIDDYQEVSESKLINNALNYLIEHQLPNLHLIISTRTYPPFQLAKLDAKQQLFTVKKEELKFTQEETQALFKDIYHTEVPEVELNKLEEYTKGWITALQFVSQELSYKKPDEVIDVYSKAGEKVFEYFGNEILQKLPEKLQSFLLKSSILESMEPELLNNLLGISNSAEMLDSLMKLNLFISITLGEKKVFKYHPLFRKFLIDQLNETLSKELIRDLYRKAARYFTQVDDIESAISYWLASEQWEEAAALIEKVAVDMIDKGKTDAVNSWINSLPADLRVNRPWLLAYKGRILYRWSEWDKAMYLLRKAEKLFTERNDKLGSCYALHWIGAITIIGGNIDKGLEIEKNALRLAPQKEYFLKANILNTIRGALQRQGKIKEAIKTLNKALSLCKKIEKPYLQAMLLHNLGVLYHYQGDFNREEEIYKDILKIYNKALLPWAGATYNNMAVISLEKGDSAQCEKLVERGIQICKDFNDQRGLVHAYTIMGEMLGETGKYEEAMRKYQQALTLNLRLKEKQKQVDCLEGIAKLYLLQGDFYRAEQYINKTLRFAKESGEDLLFAQVLLTKGKIEIALGVFKKAETILLSSLSIIKNIGVKYDLMQVYFWLSLLYLKKAVPREEQKLKHYMKLTLNLARKYEWEPFLIKNCRCELGWLVTAIKLKIEPRYAIFILSQIGSPAFDTLTSLFELKDESIQRWVIEGLVNIGDERALNWLEKLKSRPVGTLKENILLAINRLKEIEKPSKEVYEFKKEVEVKYKFENIVGTHPKMQELYNLLDKVIDTDTTVLITGETGTGKELVARTIHQNSKRKDKKFVAIACGALLETLLESELFGYVKGAFTGAISTKRGLFEEANGGTLFLDDVTNLTSGIQAKLLRVLEDKEIRPVGGVSSKKVDVRIITSTNKELEKEVNEGRFRSDLYYRLAVVKINLPPLRERKSDIPLLAQHFLKKYCVIHNKSIKGFQKEAMDLLLSYNWPGNIRELEHEIEQIVIFTNTNIVTKAMLSTKYFLLTTAKEQVIPLKGVVKGVSLKETKREAKKLAEIAYIRDALLRHGGNVTHAAKELGFSPRHLRRLINIHHIDKK from the coding sequence ATGGAAGGTTTGATTGTAAAGACAAAGATTACTCCACCAAAGCTTGGTAAAAATATACTTAAACGACAAAGACTGTTAGACTTACTTCGCACTAATCTTGATAAGAAACTTATTTTAATTTCAGCTGATGCCGGATATGGGAAGACAACTCTAATTTCAGATTTGGCTTCAGAGATTGAACAACATAGAAGAGCATGGTATACTGTGGATAAAGGAGATACCGACCTTATAGTGTTTATGTCTTATCTTGTAGAAAGTATTGTCCAAGCTTATCCAAATTTTGGTAATAAAACAAAAATTGTGATTAAAAATATTGCATCTGTTAATGTTGAGATGGTAATAGGTACTTTTATCAATGAACTTCTGGATACTTTAAAGGATGAGCTTTTCGTATTTATAGATGACTATCAGGAGGTTAGTGAATCAAAGTTAATAAACAATGCATTAAATTATCTCATTGAGCATCAGCTCCCCAATTTGCATTTAATTATTTCAACTCGTACTTATCCTCCTTTCCAGTTAGCAAAGTTAGATGCAAAACAGCAATTGTTTACAGTTAAAAAGGAAGAACTCAAATTCACACAGGAAGAAACGCAAGCCCTATTTAAAGATATTTACCATACAGAGGTTCCCGAGGTAGAGTTGAATAAACTTGAGGAATATACCAAAGGCTGGATTACTGCACTCCAATTTGTATCACAAGAATTAAGCTATAAAAAGCCTGATGAAGTGATAGATGTCTACTCAAAGGCTGGTGAAAAGGTGTTTGAATACTTTGGTAATGAGATATTACAGAAACTACCGGAGAAACTACAGTCTTTTCTACTTAAATCATCTATTTTAGAATCTATGGAGCCTGAGCTATTAAATAATTTGCTTGGAATAAGTAATTCGGCTGAAATGTTAGATTCATTGATGAAGCTTAATCTTTTCATTTCCATTACTCTAGGTGAGAAGAAAGTCTTTAAGTATCATCCACTTTTTAGAAAGTTCTTGATAGACCAGTTAAATGAGACTTTAAGTAAAGAGCTGATTAGAGATTTATACAGGAAAGCAGCCAGATATTTTACTCAAGTAGATGATATAGAAAGCGCAATTTCATATTGGCTTGCTTCAGAGCAATGGGAGGAAGCAGCAGCCCTTATAGAAAAAGTAGCAGTAGATATGATTGATAAAGGAAAGACAGATGCAGTTAACAGCTGGATAAATAGTTTACCAGCCGATCTGAGAGTTAATCGGCCTTGGCTTTTAGCTTACAAGGGAAGAATACTTTATAGGTGGAGTGAATGGGATAAAGCAATGTATTTGTTAAGGAAAGCAGAGAAGCTCTTTACTGAGAGAAATGACAAGCTCGGTTCATGCTATGCCCTCCATTGGATTGGAGCAATTACTATTATTGGAGGAAATATAGACAAAGGACTAGAGATTGAGAAAAATGCCCTCCGCTTGGCACCCCAAAAGGAATACTTTCTTAAAGCAAATATATTGAATACGATAAGGGGGGCTTTGCAAAGACAAGGTAAGATTAAAGAAGCAATTAAAACTCTAAATAAAGCACTCTCTTTATGTAAAAAAATAGAAAAGCCATACCTTCAAGCTATGTTACTACACAACCTGGGAGTACTCTATCATTATCAAGGTGATTTTAATCGTGAAGAAGAGATATATAAGGACATATTGAAAATATATAATAAAGCTCTTCTTCCCTGGGCAGGAGCCACCTATAATAATATGGCTGTCATTTCATTGGAAAAAGGAGACAGTGCTCAATGTGAGAAATTAGTCGAGAGAGGCATCCAAATTTGTAAAGATTTCAATGACCAAAGAGGATTGGTCCACGCTTACACAATAATGGGTGAGATGTTGGGTGAAACAGGAAAATATGAAGAAGCAATGAGAAAGTATCAGCAGGCATTAACACTCAATCTGAGACTTAAGGAGAAACAGAAACAAGTTGACTGCTTGGAAGGCATTGCCAAACTATACCTACTACAAGGCGATTTCTATCGTGCAGAGCAATACATTAACAAAACATTGAGATTTGCCAAGGAAAGTGGTGAAGATCTACTGTTTGCACAAGTTCTTTTGACGAAGGGTAAGATTGAAATAGCATTGGGAGTTTTCAAAAAGGCTGAAACCATTTTGTTAAGCTCGCTTTCTATAATTAAAAACATTGGAGTTAAGTACGATTTAATGCAGGTCTACTTTTGGCTTTCTTTACTCTATTTGAAAAAAGCTGTTCCAAGAGAAGAGCAAAAGTTGAAACACTATATGAAACTGACACTAAACCTTGCAAGAAAATATGAGTGGGAGCCTTTTTTGATTAAAAATTGCAGATGCGAACTGGGTTGGCTTGTTACTGCTATTAAACTCAAAATTGAACCCCGATATGCTATTTTTATACTATCACAGATTGGAAGCCCTGCATTTGATACTCTTACTTCATTGTTTGAACTAAAAGACGAATCCATACAGAGATGGGTGATAGAGGGGTTAGTAAATATTGGTGATGAGCGTGCTTTGAACTGGTTAGAAAAACTAAAGTCCCGACCTGTCGGGACACTTAAGGAAAATATTCTTTTAGCAATTAATCGTCTTAAAGAAATAGAGAAACCTTCAAAAGAAGTTTATGAGTTTAAAAAAGAAGTAGAGGTAAAGTATAAATTTGAGAATATAGTTGGTACACATCCCAAAATGCAAGAGTTATATAATCTTTTAGATAAAGTAATTGACACAGATACTACAGTCTTAATCACAGGGGAGACAGGGACAGGCAAGGAATTAGTTGCAAGAACTATACATCAAAATAGTAAGCGGAAGGATAAAAAATTTGTTGCCATTGCTTGTGGTGCTTTACTAGAAACTCTGTTAGAAAGCGAACTATTTGGCTATGTGAAGGGTGCATTTACAGGAGCTATAAGTACAAAAAGGGGGTTATTTGAGGAAGCCAATGGTGGCACTCTGTTTTTAGATGATGTTACTAATTTAACTTCTGGAATACAGGCAAAATTGTTGAGAGTATTAGAAGATAAAGAGATAAGACCTGTAGGTGGGGTATCATCAAAAAAAGTAGATGTTCGTATTATTACCTCAACAAATAAAGAACTTGAAAAAGAAGTAAATGAGGGCAGATTTCGTAGCGATTTGTATTATCGCTTAGCGGTGGTCAAGATAAATCTGCCTCCTCTCAGGGAGCGAAAGAGTGATATACCCTTACTTGCACAGCATTTCCTAAAAAAATATTGTGTAATTCACAACAAAAGTATTAAAGGCTTCCAAAAGGAGGCAATGGATTTGCTACTTTCCTATAACTGGCCAGGTAATATCAGAGAACTTGAACATGAGATTGAGCAAATAGTAATTTTTACCAATACCAATATAGTCACAAAAGCAATGCTTTCCACTAAGTATTTCCTGCTTACTACTGCAAAGGAACAGGTAATCCCACTAAAAGGAGTCGTAAAGGGAGTGTCTTTAAAAGAAACAAAAAGGGAAGCTAAAAAGTTAGCTGAAATTGCATATATTCGTGATGCACTATTAAGACACGGTGGCAATGTAACTCATGCAGCAAAAGAACTTGGATTCTCTCCTCGTCACCTTAGACGGTTAATAAATATCCACCACATAGATAAAAAGTAA
- a CDS encoding metalloregulator ArsR/SmtB family transcription factor — protein MRELIKVFKALSNETRIRMIKLLLDKGSLCVCEVMQALNISQTRASRNLGILEEAGFVISERKGAWIHYSINENFNNKYCKSIEALLMGWLNKDTKIREDRKRLSKAVKLSNK, from the coding sequence TTGCGTGAACTGATAAAAGTTTTTAAGGCTTTATCTAACGAGACAAGAATTAGGATGATTAAGTTGCTTTTAGACAAGGGAAGTCTTTGTGTCTGTGAAGTGATGCAAGCATTGAATATTTCACAAACGAGAGCTTCAAGAAATCTTGGCATCCTTGAAGAAGCAGGTTTTGTGATAAGCGAGAGAAAGGGAGCTTGGATACATTATTCAATCAACGAAAACTTTAACAATAAATACTGTAAATCTATAGAAGCACTACTAATGGGTTGGCTTAATAAAGACACCAAAATAAGAGAGGATAGAAAGAGATTAAGTAAAGCTGTCAAATTAAGCAATAAATAA